One region of Mangifera indica cultivar Alphonso chromosome 3, CATAS_Mindica_2.1, whole genome shotgun sequence genomic DNA includes:
- the LOC123210206 gene encoding uncharacterized protein LOC123210206: MYKKKHSRDMETEEEEMDFRKIMKDIEFLGSSHVTWKERKELENKRVVSLGGKPPKKQRLPLSVARVPMKRQKEREQKLQEERAILGRFGGKFAGPRKPMEKRRTEDRVLKSTEGHFKNGILDVKHLLRGTPSRNNDLNTPVRGKGKKKGKGKNHHGKKKGGNKKRH; this comes from the exons atgtataaGAAGAAGCACAGTAGAGACATGGAGACGGAAGAGGAAGAGATGGACTTCAGGAAAATTATGAAAGACATAGaatttttgg GTTCCTCCCACGTGACATGGAAGGAGAGGAAAGAACTAGAGAACAAAAGGGTTGTATCTTTAGGTGgaaag CCTCCGAAGAAGCAGAGACTTCCATTAAGCGTAGCTCGAGTACCCATGAAGAGACAAAAGGAAAGAGAACAGAAGCTGCAAGAAGAG AGGGCAATTCTTGGACGATTTGGAGGGAAGTTTGCTGGCCCGAGAAAACCAATGGAGAAGCGCAGAACTGAGGATAGGGTGCTTAAGTCAACTGAAGGTCATTTTAAAAATGGTATACTTGATGTGAAGCATCTGTTACGTGGAACCCCATCTAGAAACAATGATCTCAATACACCTGTGCGTGgcaaagggaaaaagaaaggaaagggaaAGAATCACCATGGTAAGAAGAAAGGTGGTAATAAGAAGCGCCATTGA